The Bacillota bacterium region GGTCCACGTTGATGTAAGGGTCCAGCTTGGCGATGCTCACGCGCAGGCCTCTGCTCTTCAGCAGCCGCCCGATGGAGGCCGTGGTGATCCCCTTGCCGAGGCTCGACACCACGCCCCCCGTGACGAAGATGAACCGGGTGGATGACGAGGGTGCCGGCCTGCCCGGTGTCTGGGAACTCAAAGCCCTTCTCCTGCCTTTCCGCTATCTTCTTGCAGCAGGCGGTAACGCTCCAGGATGGCTTCCATCGCCGAACTCAACAAAAACGCACTCATCTGCCCGAAAAGCAAAAGAAGCGGGGCCCCCAGCACCACGCTCGCCGCCCCAAGCACGGCAAGTGCGGCCATGAGCACGGCGCTCACCACGGCGTTGTCCAGCACGATGAGCGCGGCCTGCTTCAAAGTGACGAGCGGCCCCCGCCCCATCCACACCAGCACCGCAGGGGCAACCGTCACCACTGCGGCGCCGTAGACGATCAGCCACACCCACGCCCC contains the following coding sequences:
- a CDS encoding DUF624 domain-containing protein, translated to SLFTLATAAFVVVLLTVPAFTALVAVSRSLARGEEVPLAGFWYAFRSYFARSAGIAAAGGLVMVILVLDLAFFLQAPSVWVRAVAGAWVWLIVYGAAVVTVAPAVLVWMGRGPLVTLKQAALIVLDNAVVSAVLMAALAVLGAASVVLGAPLLLLFGQMSAFLLSSAMEAILERYRLLQEDSGKAGEGL